The window ATCTTCCAGCAGCTCCTCATAGGAGGTGTAGCGTTTTTCTATTCCAAAGGCATCGCCAATCTCATCCAGCTTCGACTGGGTTCTCTGGCAGATGGCATACATATTGGCATTGGGGTGTTTCTGGTAAATAGGGATAAATTCGGCTCCAAAGCCCAATCCTACAATCGCTATGTTTATTTTTTTCTGCTCCATGCTATTGGTTTTATGCTGTTAATCTGAAATGCTAAAAAATTATTAAAAAGGATTAGCTCTGTACCGGCAGGGCCGCTGCAGGTACCTCTGCCCATTTTTTCAAAAAACGGAGCCCTTCCGAGGCAAAGCCATCCTGGCTGGGCACCAGCGGACGCCAGATGCAAACTGCCCCGGCCAGCTCCTGCACCTCGGGTGTAAAGCTTTCAATAGATACAATACCATTGTAGCCGATTGCCTCCAGGCCGCGCTTGTAGGCATCCCAGCGGGTTTGGCCTGTTCCGGGCGTACCCCGATAGTTTTCAGAAACCTGCAGGTGCAGCAGCTTGTCGCCTGCCAGCAAAATGGACTGCTCAACATCCGGCTCTTCTATATTCATGTGAAAACCATCCAGCAGCACTTTTGCAGCCGGGTGATCGATATCCCTGACCAGCTGCATTACGTCTGCTGCAGTGTTCACCAGGTCGGATTCGAAGCGGTTCAGGGGCTCAAGGGCAATTTCAAGTCCTTTATCGGATGCCATTCCACACACTTTCCGAAGGTTGCTCACCGCCCGCTCCCACTCCTTCTTTTTTTGGTCGGGGGAAACCAGCCGAGCTTTGCCTACGGCAGAGTACATGGGGCCGCCTAAAAACTTAGCGCCTACTCCCTCGCATATATCCAGGCAGGCCCGGATGTAGTCGAAACTGGTTTGGTGATAGGCTGGGTCATCATGTGTAAGGTCGCGGCTGGGGCCAAAGGCACCGCACACCACCGCCTCAAGGCCATTTTCTACCAGTGCATCCTTTACCTTTTTCACATCGATCAGGGCCGGGTCTTCTACCGGGATCTCCACCACATCGTAGCCCATTTCTCTGATTTTCGGGAAAAGATGCACCGTTTCTGTGGTGAAGGGAGAGGTCCATAACCAGGTACTGACTCCAAAACGAACATTCATATTTTTTTACTTTCGTTAGTATCTTTGATTTTATTTATCCTAGGCTATGATGGCTGGATATTCGTTGAGTAAGAAGTCCTTTCGGGACTCCTCCTGCTGGGTAGCTCCTTCCTTCAGCACCACTACTATCTTGTACCCACCTTTTGATCTAAAGTACAGAATCAGCAACAGGTACACCACCAGCATGAAGACAGGAAAAATGGCTATGGTCTGCAGGGCCACAAAGCAGGCCC of the Flammeovirgaceae bacterium 311 genome contains:
- a CDS encoding xylose isomerase domain-containing protein (COG1082 Sugar phosphate isomerases/epimerases), with the translated sequence MNVRFGVSTWLWTSPFTTETVHLFPKIREMGYDVVEIPVEDPALIDVKKVKDALVENGLEAVVCGAFGPSRDLTHDDPAYHQTSFDYIRACLDICEGVGAKFLGGPMYSAVGKARLVSPDQKKKEWERAVSNLRKVCGMASDKGLEIALEPLNRFESDLVNTAADVMQLVRDIDHPAAKVLLDGFHMNIEEPDVEQSILLAGDKLLHLQVSENYRGTPGTGQTRWDAYKRGLEAIGYNGIVSIESFTPEVQELAGAVCIWRPLVPSQDGFASEGLRFLKKWAEVPAAALPVQS